The sequence below is a genomic window from Pelosinus sp. IPA-1.
TAGCCCCATTGAAGGGACTCCAGACCTTCCCACACTCATCCTTCAACCCTTCATCAAAATGCAATAAAGACACTGTGTACTGATCAACTTCATACATAAATTATTACCTCCATTATTATTATTAAAACCGACATAGCCGAGGAACTCTAATTAAAATTGTGTGTTTCCTGTATATCAGCTTTCACTAACGTACATTCCATAGCAACTATAAAATCAACCAGCGAATGCAAATTAATTTCTCATTCTTTATCCGTACATATAGGACGAAATTTAGATAGGTACAAAATAAAAGAGCCGTCCAATATCGGACGGCATACTTCCATTTAACTTTCGATTAGGAATAACATATATATTTCATACATTAGAAATTAAGTATTTACGCCCTACCTTCAATCTCTTTAACACGTGCATAGAAGGTAACTTTCTTTAATCCTGATAATTCCATTGCCTTGACTGCCGTTATCTCACCATTCTTCCAGCTATTATATATAACCTTGAAAGATTCATCTACTTCTACCCTCGGTCTACCGTATGGTCTACACTCTGACTTAGCAAGTGCTATCCCCTCGGCTTGACGTTGCTTGATCTTTTTCCGCTCTTGTTCAGCCACATAGGACAGCATGGACAAGAATTGATCTTCCATTAACTTGCCAATATCGCCCATAGCCTTAAACTTTCTTGAATCGAACAATGTTTCATTTTCTAATATAACTATATCAGCGTTCAATTCTCTTGTAATACGTTTCCATTCTGTTAATATGCCATCATAGTCACGCCCTAGCCTGTCCAATGCATCAATATAGATCACATCACCCGCCCTAATGACTTGCTTCATGGCTTGATACTGGGGGCGGTCAAAATCCTTACCAGATTGCTTATCAACAAATATGAATCTATCTTCAATTGCTAGTTCTTGCATCTTGGCTAATTGTCTCCCTTCGTTTTGATCTTTACTGCTTACCCTTACATATCCTAAATTCATTATGTACGCCCCCTACTGTTTACTTCTTGTGCCTATTGTATTATTTTCGTTCGTAAATGTCATTGATAATTAATGAACGTTTATAAATACTTTTACAGACTTTATCGAACGTAAAACAGTGGGATTTTTATATGTTCATCAAAGTATACTTACTGAACACTATTAAATAAGTTTAATTTAAAATCATTGTACAAAACATCTTTTTGCGTTTGTTGGGGTCACGATAGAATTCGGAAATTATAGCACGCTAAGAGATTATTTCAATTAAAACTACTCTGATTCTGCATGTAGGGGTAGTATCAGCATCCGTGTCATGTACTGAAAAGTAAATGGAATTTTATTCGTATTAAGCCTTTTTTCTTGCATAAGCCTAACAAATCAACTTTGCATAAACTGTATATTTGCCCATACAAAACCCAGGACACCGCCAAGGAGCGAAAATCCTGGGTTTTATTATTTACATAATGGTAATTTATCGGACGCTAATAATCTTATTGTTTGCGACTTTTGTACCATTAGGTGCCAATGAGCAATGCAAAAAAAAGGAAGCTGGTGTTCAAAATAAGAATTCTTTCTAGGTCAACATGTCGTCAGCCAAGGATTCTTTGTCTCAATTATCTCCTATTAATTTTTCCAACGCTGAATCAAGTGTGTCACCGGTTATATCATCCGGCTTCACACCAATCCCTTCCATGCTTTTGTCTTCGGAGGAATATTCATTTCCAAAGGGAAAGTCAATTTTGGTTTTTGTATTCTTGAGGGTGTATGTATTACAATCTCCCCAGCGTCCAGCTGAAGGAAACCCGATTATCTGACCCCGCTTGTTTAGCTGAAACCATCGGGCAAACTGATCACCGCAGCTTCCACATATGGAATTTATTCTTAATATGGTTTTACCTCGCCAAATGTTTTTAAAATCTAGGTCGTAGCTTTCCGCAACCTCCTCTGAAAAATTAATCATGCGACTATGTTTATTACCGGTTTTTACGGCGATGGTTTCTTTATATACGCGATAATCTTTTTGTATATTTAATATAGAAGACAAAGCTATCATGTTCTTTGTTTGTCCTCCTGCAGAATCCTTCAGATCAATTACTAAAATTTCCGGATGTCCTGCAAGTATTTTTTCAAAAGTTGAGTCTAGGTCATTCGTATCCCAATTATAAAACTGCCGCACGTGCAAAACAGCGACTTTCTGCCCGGCGATTGTTCGAAAAAAATATAATAAACTTGAATGAATATATTGTACATCACTGGGGATTTCCTCCAAGGAAGGAAAGCTGTTATTGGTGAGAAACAATTTGCTGTCATCATGCACATATTGGATTTTTGTGCTTGCATCATATTTTTTCCATGTCAGCAGTTCTTCTTTGATTTGGCCGTCTGGCTTTATATATATAAGTCTCACCGGTTCCAAGTTGTCCCGTAGCGGCTGCCATGAATATTCTGTGGTCGATCTCCGTGTAGCCACTTCCTTACTGGATAGTTTAGTAGACTGCGGTATTAAGTTGCTGAATTGATCGATTTCGTCATGGATGTCTTTTCCGTTCCAGCTAAGGATTTGATCACCTGGAGCTAAATCAGTGCCGAACGTATTATAAATCCTACCTACATAAACATTACCATCTTTCCCCATTGTCATAATAAACCCCAAAAAATAGCTGGAGTCAGACGCTAATTGGTTATCTAATTCCCAGTTAAAATGACCGTCATTAAATTTACTGCGCAACTTTCTTATTTCTCGTACAAATTGAGGTTTACCTGACCCCCAGTCT
It includes:
- a CDS encoding recombinase family protein is translated as MNLGYVRVSSKDQNEGRQLAKMQELAIEDRFIFVDKQSGKDFDRPQYQAMKQVIRAGDVIYIDALDRLGRDYDGILTEWKRITRELNADIVILENETLFDSRKFKAMGDIGKLMEDQFLSMLSYVAEQERKKIKQRQAEGIALAKSECRPYGRPRVEVDESFKVIYNSWKNGEITAVKAMELSGLKKVTFYARVKEIEGRA
- a CDS encoding S41 family peptidase — its product is MMKKLINKFLIIGSLILILLGQKTAFCEQVPMDQYKQDYLQACKLIANKYIYLEQKLGISRTDFYQQCATYADTVDWGSGKPQFVREIRKLRSKFNDGHFNWELDNQLASDSSYFLGFIMTMGKDGNVYVGRIYNTFGTDLAPGDQILSWNGKDIHDEIDQFSNLIPQSTKLSSKEVATRRSTTEYSWQPLRDNLEPVRLIYIKPDGQIKEELLTWKKYDASTKIQYVHDDSKLFLTNNSFPSLEEIPSDVQYIHSSLLYFFRTIAGQKVAVLHVRQFYNWDTNDLDSTFEKILAGHPEILVIDLKDSAGGQTKNMIALSSILNIQKDYRVYKETIAVKTGNKHSRMINFSEEVAESYDLDFKNIWRGKTILRINSICGSCGDQFARWFQLNKRGQIIGFPSAGRWGDCNTYTLKNTKTKIDFPFGNEYSSEDKSMEGIGVKPDDITGDTLDSALEKLIGDN